In Magnolia sinica isolate HGM2019 chromosome 12, MsV1, whole genome shotgun sequence, a single genomic region encodes these proteins:
- the LOC131221375 gene encoding cellulose synthase-like protein H1 isoform X1, translating into MTGRISFPLHERIPRKNTIPRALTLLILFLLFSLLFYRVLHIHSHGTVGLLAFLCESWFTFIWVLNTNARWNPIDQKTYPDRLLERFQDLPPVDMFVTTADPLLEPPILTVNTVLSLLAVDYPSHKLACYVSDDGASPITFYSLIEACKFAKLWVPFCKKYGVRVRAPFMYFSTEPEMPAGHSSDDFVRQWKEMKDQYEELDRKITEAVQKSSAPDNLMDHFEDFSNINRQNHRSIVKVIWENKEKIPNGIPHLVYVAREKRPKQPHHFKAGAMNVLTRVSGVMTNAPFMLNVDCDMFNNNPKAVLHAMCFFLGHHKEIESGFVQFPQVFYGGIKDDPFGNQLVVSQECVLRGMAGIQGPMYAGTGCFHRRKVIYGKLPDCKAAKSSIFNSINGKLHENALDKGFGHTMKFSESVARIMSGKYEESSKPSDFSTTLEAAKEVADCKYEFNTRWGKEVGWVYGSMAEDVITGLKIHSMGWGSVYCSPELPAFLGSSPVGGPATLSQMKRWVTGLLEILVSEHSPLLATFSKNLSFRQSLVYVFVNVWALRSIPELCYAALPAFCLLTNTSFLPKVSDPWMIIAATLFISHNLHGLMEYLQCGLSVRTWWNNQRMSKITSATACLFGFLGVIQKLLGLSETMFEVTRKDQSTTDSSTDVDAGRFTFDSSPIFVPATAIVLVHMTALAVGMLGVWLPVFGGPPGLGEMVCSTWVVLSFFPFVKGLFAKEGYGIPWPTICKAAALAFLFLNFCNRFRSS; encoded by the exons ATGACGGGCCGTATCTCTTTCCCTCTCCACGAGAGGATTCCTCGTAAGAACACTATACCAAGAGCACTGACTCTGctcatcctcttcctcctcttctctctcctcttttacaGGGTCCTGCACATTCACAGTCATGGAACCGTTGGGCTCCTCGCCTTCCTTTGCGAGTCCTGGTTCACCTTCATTTGGGTCTTGAACACAAACGCTAGATGGAACCCCATCGATCAGAAAACGTATCCAGATCGACTTTTAGAGAG GTTCCAAGACCTTCCTCCGGTAGACATGTTTGTCACTACGGCAGACCCTTTGTTGGAACCGCCGATCCTGACTGTAAACACCGTTCTCTCATTGTTGGCCGTCGACTACCCATCTCACAAGCTGGCCTGCTATGTGTCGGATGATGGGGCGTCACCGATCACTTTCTATTCATTGATTGAAGCTTGCAAGTTCGCCAAGCTGTGGGTTCCTTTCTGCAAGAAATACGGTGTTCGAGTTCGAGCTCCTTTCATGTATTTCTCGACCGAACCTGAAATGCCAGCCGGGCATTCTTCGGATGATTTTGTTCGTCAATGGAAAGAGATGAAG GACCAGTATGAGGAACTTGACCGGAAGATTACAGAGGCAGTCCAAAAATCGTCGGCTCCTGATAATTTAATGGACCATTTTGAAGATTTCTCTAATATTAACCGTCAAAACCATCGGAGCATAGTTAAG gtgataTGGGAGAATAAGGAAAAGATACCAAATGGGATTCCTCATCTTGTTTACGTGGCCAGAGAGAAGAGGCCAAAGCAACCTCATCACTTCAAAGCTGGAGCTATGAACGTTCTG ACAAGGGTCTCAGGAGTGATGACAAATGCGCCTTTCATGTTGAATGTCGACTGCGACATGTTTAACAATAATCCAAAGGCTGTCCTTCATGCAATGTGCTTTTTTCTGGGCCATCATAAAGAAATAGAAAGTGGGTTCGTGCAATTTCCACAGGTGTTCTATGGCGGCATCAAAGACGACCCTTTTGGAAATCAGCTGGTCGTCTCACAAGAA TGTGTACTTCGAGGAATGGCAGGAATTCAAGGGCCCATGTATGCAGGGACAGGATGCTTCCACAGAAGAAAAGTTATATATGGCAAGTTGCCAGATTGTAAAGCAGCCAAAAGTTCAATTTTCAATTCAATAAATG GTAAATTACATGAAAATGCATTGGATAAAGGATTTGGCCACACAATGAAATTCTCCGAATCCGTCGCTCGAATAATGTCCGGAAAATATGAGGAATCGTCTAAACCTTCGGATTTTTCGACCACTCTTGAGGCAGCCAAGGAGGTTGCAGATTGTAAATATGAGTTCAACACTCGCTGGGGTAAAGAG GTTGGTTGGGTGTACGGATCCATGGCCGAGGACGTCATCACAGGGCTGAAGATCCACTCTATGGGCTGGGGTTCGGTGTATTGTTCGCCCGAGCTGCCAGCGTTCCTTGGGTCCTCACCCGTGGGTGGGCCCGCTACCCTGTCGCAGATGAAACGGTGGGTCACAGGCCTTCTTGAAATCCTCGTTAGCGAACACAGCCCCTTGCTGGCTACCTTCTCCAAAAATCTCAGCTTCCGACAATCCCTGGTGTACGTTTTCGTCAACGTGTGGGCCCTGCGCTCCATTCCGGAGCTGTGCTACGCTGCGCTGCCTGCATTTTGTCTCCTCACCAACACGTCCTTCTTGCCTAAG GTATCTGATCCCTGGATGATTATCGCCGCTACACTTTTCATCTCCCACAACCTCCATGGTCTGATGGAATATCTTCAATGCGGGCTATCCGTCCGCACATGGTGGAACAATCAGAGAATGTCGAAGATAACATCGGCGACTGCGTGTTTGTTCGGATTCTTGGGTGTCATACAGAAGCTTCTTGGCTTATCGGAGACGATGTTCGAAGTTACACGTAAAGATCAAAGTACTACAGATAGTAGCACTGATGTAGATGCTGGACGATTCACCTTCGACTCCTCACCCATCTTCGTGCCTGCGACGGCCATTGTGTTAGTGCATATGACTGCACTTGCGGTGGGCATGTTGGGGGTGTGGCTACcggtctttggtgggccaccggggttgggagagatggtgtgtagTACATGGGTGGTGCTCAGCTTCTTTCCGTTTGTGAAAGGGCTCTTTGCGAAAGAAGGTTATGGGATCCCCTGGCCCACCATCTGCAAAGCTGCAGCATtggctttccttttcttgaactTCTGTAACAGATTTAGATCCTCTTAG
- the LOC131221375 gene encoding cellulose synthase-like protein H1 isoform X2 yields MTGRISFPLHERIPRKNTIPRALTLLILFLLFSLLFYRVLHIHSHGTVGLLAFLCESWFTFIWVLNTNARWNPIDQKTYPDRLLERFQDLPPVDMFVTTADPLLEPPILTVNTVLSLLAVDYPSHKLACYVSDDGASPITFYSLIEACKFAKLWVPFCKKYGVRVRAPFMYFSTEPEMPAGHSSDDFVRQWKEMKVIWENKEKIPNGIPHLVYVAREKRPKQPHHFKAGAMNVLTRVSGVMTNAPFMLNVDCDMFNNNPKAVLHAMCFFLGHHKEIESGFVQFPQVFYGGIKDDPFGNQLVVSQECVLRGMAGIQGPMYAGTGCFHRRKVIYGKLPDCKAAKSSIFNSINGKLHENALDKGFGHTMKFSESVARIMSGKYEESSKPSDFSTTLEAAKEVADCKYEFNTRWGKEVGWVYGSMAEDVITGLKIHSMGWGSVYCSPELPAFLGSSPVGGPATLSQMKRWVTGLLEILVSEHSPLLATFSKNLSFRQSLVYVFVNVWALRSIPELCYAALPAFCLLTNTSFLPKVSDPWMIIAATLFISHNLHGLMEYLQCGLSVRTWWNNQRMSKITSATACLFGFLGVIQKLLGLSETMFEVTRKDQSTTDSSTDVDAGRFTFDSSPIFVPATAIVLVHMTALAVGMLGVWLPVFGGPPGLGEMVCSTWVVLSFFPFVKGLFAKEGYGIPWPTICKAAALAFLFLNFCNRFRSS; encoded by the exons ATGACGGGCCGTATCTCTTTCCCTCTCCACGAGAGGATTCCTCGTAAGAACACTATACCAAGAGCACTGACTCTGctcatcctcttcctcctcttctctctcctcttttacaGGGTCCTGCACATTCACAGTCATGGAACCGTTGGGCTCCTCGCCTTCCTTTGCGAGTCCTGGTTCACCTTCATTTGGGTCTTGAACACAAACGCTAGATGGAACCCCATCGATCAGAAAACGTATCCAGATCGACTTTTAGAGAG GTTCCAAGACCTTCCTCCGGTAGACATGTTTGTCACTACGGCAGACCCTTTGTTGGAACCGCCGATCCTGACTGTAAACACCGTTCTCTCATTGTTGGCCGTCGACTACCCATCTCACAAGCTGGCCTGCTATGTGTCGGATGATGGGGCGTCACCGATCACTTTCTATTCATTGATTGAAGCTTGCAAGTTCGCCAAGCTGTGGGTTCCTTTCTGCAAGAAATACGGTGTTCGAGTTCGAGCTCCTTTCATGTATTTCTCGACCGAACCTGAAATGCCAGCCGGGCATTCTTCGGATGATTTTGTTCGTCAATGGAAAGAGATGAAG gtgataTGGGAGAATAAGGAAAAGATACCAAATGGGATTCCTCATCTTGTTTACGTGGCCAGAGAGAAGAGGCCAAAGCAACCTCATCACTTCAAAGCTGGAGCTATGAACGTTCTG ACAAGGGTCTCAGGAGTGATGACAAATGCGCCTTTCATGTTGAATGTCGACTGCGACATGTTTAACAATAATCCAAAGGCTGTCCTTCATGCAATGTGCTTTTTTCTGGGCCATCATAAAGAAATAGAAAGTGGGTTCGTGCAATTTCCACAGGTGTTCTATGGCGGCATCAAAGACGACCCTTTTGGAAATCAGCTGGTCGTCTCACAAGAA TGTGTACTTCGAGGAATGGCAGGAATTCAAGGGCCCATGTATGCAGGGACAGGATGCTTCCACAGAAGAAAAGTTATATATGGCAAGTTGCCAGATTGTAAAGCAGCCAAAAGTTCAATTTTCAATTCAATAAATG GTAAATTACATGAAAATGCATTGGATAAAGGATTTGGCCACACAATGAAATTCTCCGAATCCGTCGCTCGAATAATGTCCGGAAAATATGAGGAATCGTCTAAACCTTCGGATTTTTCGACCACTCTTGAGGCAGCCAAGGAGGTTGCAGATTGTAAATATGAGTTCAACACTCGCTGGGGTAAAGAG GTTGGTTGGGTGTACGGATCCATGGCCGAGGACGTCATCACAGGGCTGAAGATCCACTCTATGGGCTGGGGTTCGGTGTATTGTTCGCCCGAGCTGCCAGCGTTCCTTGGGTCCTCACCCGTGGGTGGGCCCGCTACCCTGTCGCAGATGAAACGGTGGGTCACAGGCCTTCTTGAAATCCTCGTTAGCGAACACAGCCCCTTGCTGGCTACCTTCTCCAAAAATCTCAGCTTCCGACAATCCCTGGTGTACGTTTTCGTCAACGTGTGGGCCCTGCGCTCCATTCCGGAGCTGTGCTACGCTGCGCTGCCTGCATTTTGTCTCCTCACCAACACGTCCTTCTTGCCTAAG GTATCTGATCCCTGGATGATTATCGCCGCTACACTTTTCATCTCCCACAACCTCCATGGTCTGATGGAATATCTTCAATGCGGGCTATCCGTCCGCACATGGTGGAACAATCAGAGAATGTCGAAGATAACATCGGCGACTGCGTGTTTGTTCGGATTCTTGGGTGTCATACAGAAGCTTCTTGGCTTATCGGAGACGATGTTCGAAGTTACACGTAAAGATCAAAGTACTACAGATAGTAGCACTGATGTAGATGCTGGACGATTCACCTTCGACTCCTCACCCATCTTCGTGCCTGCGACGGCCATTGTGTTAGTGCATATGACTGCACTTGCGGTGGGCATGTTGGGGGTGTGGCTACcggtctttggtgggccaccggggttgggagagatggtgtgtagTACATGGGTGGTGCTCAGCTTCTTTCCGTTTGTGAAAGGGCTCTTTGCGAAAGAAGGTTATGGGATCCCCTGGCCCACCATCTGCAAAGCTGCAGCATtggctttccttttcttgaactTCTGTAACAGATTTAGATCCTCTTAG